Genomic DNA from Pelosinus sp. IPA-1:
TAACACATCACGATGTAGACCATATTGGAAACGCAAAGGTATTACAATTGGAAACGGGAGCACAATTATGGGCGTCAAAGGATGATCTGCCATATATACAAGGTGAACGTAACAGGGAAGGTATAAAAAGAATTGTTCAAGCAATTATTAGAGTGGATACCCCGCGAGTAGACTCTACTTTTACGGCAGGGCAGAAGATTGGGTCTGTTGAAATTATACCTACACCAGGACATACTCCCGGTCATGTATCTTTTTTATATGAAGATGTTCTGTTTGTTGGAGATTTGGTAAGGACAAAAAAAGGTAAGATAAAAAGATTTCCGTCATTTTCTACCTGGAACAAAGCAATATCGGAAATATCTTTGCAGCAAATTAAATCCTTCGATTTTGAATGGATATGCCCCGCTCATGGAGAACCCATACGTGGTCGGGACTTATGGGAAGCGCTTTAATTTTTGACATAATGCAGAGGAGGGTGATACCGATGCTTCCTGATAATATGAATAGATCACAAACGTATATTAACATGATTCTTTAACGGAGGCTAAATGAAAAAGAAGCGGAGAAAATCGTTTTACGATTTTTTTCGCTTCTTTTCTTGCTTCGCATCCCAAAAGATAATTTCGAGAGCCACCTTAATTTTGCTTTATCTTATTTAGTCAGTAGTCTACCATCAAATAAGACCTTTGACTGTTCAAGGAAGTTAATTAAGACACTCATGTATTGGTAATTTGATTAGTTATAAAGTTGACAGATTTAGCGCTCATAGCTTTTTTGTACAGGAAAGCACAAAGCGCTAAATAGGCAAGTACGCCAAGATAAGTAGCCGCTGGTGTTTCCACCCAGGCTTCTTGAAAATAATCGACGCCGCATATACGGAGTACAGCGCTGATTAGGCTACCAATGGAACCACCTGCGATTAAACCAGAGGCTATGGTTTCACCTTTACTGAGACGTAAAGCATTTAATAGTTCATCTTTACTACTATGAGAAACAAAGTGAGAAATCAGTCCACCAACTAAAAGAGGTAGATTAATCTCCATTGGTAGATAAGCGCCAAGGGCAAAAGCCAATGGTGGAACTTTAATCATCCAAAGAATAATTGCACCGAAGGCACCTGCCATATAAAGGGGCCAGTGAGCGGCTTGACCGTTCATCAAAGGTTTGATAATGACTGCCATGGCATTAGCCTGTGGTGCAGGTAACGCAGTTGCTCCGACGAAACCATAGGCTTGATTAATGAGTAAGATAACCCCAATGGATAAAGCACCTGTTAAAGCGATGGCAACCAATTGCCACTGTTGCATTTTGCGTGGCGTGGCACCGAGTAGGTGAGCAACTTTCAGTTCTGACATGAAATTACCAGAGACCCCTAGCGCGGTGCAAAGAAAAGCTGCCATTATTAAAATTGCGGCAATCCCCATATCGCCGTACATGCCAACACTACCTAAGACAAATGCAGAAACAATAATCATAAAAATACTCATACCAGATACTGGCTCGGACCCAGTAAAAGCGATAGAACTAATGCCAACCACTGAAAATAAAAATGCAAAAACAGAAACAATGATGAGCGCCAGTACTGTTTGCAAGATCGTTTGAGCAAAAAATACATGGAAAAACGCTGTGAATAATAAGGTTACAATAATGATGCCAATCACAATAAGTGGCATTGGAATATCTTGCTGGGTACGCAATGAAAATGTTTGTGTAGCATCCGTTTTATTACGTAACGTAGCAATAACTGTTTTTACTACGTCTTTTACAACATTAGACATGGTTAAAAGACTAATAATTCCAGCCATCGCGAGCATGCCAATACCGATGTGGCGTACATACTCACGAAATACGGAAGTAACAGGAGCATTCGCTAACAAGATGTCTTTGCCCTTCACGATCATATGATGATCGCCTGCCAAGTAATAAATAATAGGAATACAAACAAACCATGAAAAGAAAGAACCAGCGGTAATAATGGCTGCATAACGGAGTCCCG
This window encodes:
- a CDS encoding MBL fold metallo-hydrolase is translated as MKIKENVYLLDSTTGSYAYLIVGEEPILIDTGYPGRSKKIIEEISRLGIKHRDIAHILLTHHDVDHIGNAKVLQLETGAQLWASKDDLPYIQGERNREGIKRIVQAIIRVDTPRVDSTFTAGQKIGSVEIIPTPGHTPGHVSFLYEDVLFVGDLVRTKKGKIKRFPSFSTWNKAISEISLQQIKSFDFEWICPAHGEPIRGRDLWEAL
- a CDS encoding oligopeptide transporter, OPT family; the encoded protein is MSENQNNPAPLEPPMSPHKEYQEINSYVVFWGLFYAAIFALAIGYLCLKIGQTVDAFAPVSVMAMGMATMLKRKNAFPENVHIQAIASAGTNSIGGAMFILPAFYILGNTSLSYFQMAVPIILGGMLGVFIAAIFRRYFCEEMHHAYPFPAGRAAAGVLTSGEGSQAKLMIFTGAIALVYDFVLNSLGWWQEVISSTTFSWGQQLSDKFKLNFSLDNESALLGIGYFTGLRYAAIITAGSFFSWFVCIPIIYYLAGDHHMIVKGKDILLANAPVTSVFREYVRHIGIGMLAMAGIISLLTMSNVVKDVVKTVIATLRNKTDATQTFSLRTQQDIPMPLIVIGIIIVTLLFTAFFHVFFAQTILQTVLALIIVSVFAFLFSVVGISSIAFTGSEPVSGMSIFMIIVSAFVLGSVGMYGDMGIAAILIMAAFLCTALGVSGNFMSELKVAHLLGATPRKMQQWQLVAIALTGALSIGVILLINQAYGFVGATALPAPQANAMAVIIKPLMNGQAAHWPLYMAGAFGAIILWMIKVPPLAFALGAYLPMEINLPLLVGGLISHFVSHSSKDELLNALRLSKGETIASGLIAGGSIGSLISAVLRICGVDYFQEAWVETPAATYLGVLAYLALCAFLYKKAMSAKSVNFITNQITNT